A DNA window from Primulina tabacum isolate GXHZ01 chromosome 12, ASM2559414v2, whole genome shotgun sequence contains the following coding sequences:
- the LOC142520392 gene encoding LOW QUALITY PROTEIN: uncharacterized protein LOC142520392 (The sequence of the model RefSeq protein was modified relative to this genomic sequence to represent the inferred CDS: substituted 1 base at 1 genomic stop codon) — protein sequence MAYAAVVSLMQILDNILGEQYQIPWEKQQIESLLESMCCFHDFLTRSWKKRSRVARCLERKIRDAAYKAEDAIESYLSQHHFAENEGEKLGWSNIVNENLKLVGEEIKPIKLKVTRLDDLWRDAKDLHHKHYSPISQPSKSASGGDYSMVGFEDGSLQLKERILGEQSRLQIIPVVGMGGIGKTTLVKNAFQDESIPHYFDVAAWVTVSQNYRERDILLGLLESMRRLTTEMHQESDEDLSECLYKSLKGKRYLIVMDDMWHKEAWENIKRLFPDDNMGSRVLLTTRLSDVAAYANSAXHEHHLMRLLNENESWNLLSFKVFGDEESCPTELEKVGKKIALSCKGLPFSVVVISGLLSKLPRTREEWESIAKNLNSFLIADDGQCTELLSLSYDHLPHHLKACFLYTGVFPLDLEIPISNLIKLWIAEGLIKPDSSTSLEEVVIHDLLKDWCLSKAVKEKFSHTLNANIYCCQEIIMDPRRLCIRKDSSGGAGADILRTIGTSPLLRSLLSWSNPHDELQCCKLLRGLDLSKVDLEDFPSVILDLVHLRYVFIRCEQRDIYISAHLPDALRNLQTLIISQNWIPKDSSVRLHPRFWSLPHLRHIQFGTCYFPCPQEGDENSVLENLQTLLYVSSSSCTEEFIKRIPNVKKLGIRVDQRKDFPLEHLVNLHKLETLKCIVEPRSNVAISRELTLPLYLKKLTLKGTRIPWTYMSIVGSLPNLEVLELKEDAFRGPEWDSIEGSHCNKIRNGAFNHAAYNNNNIAAKFYYNCLERLKMAYAAVVSLMQILENILHPHHLGDHQIPWEKQQIESLLESMASFHDFLDRSWRKRSRVARCLERKIRDAAYKTEDVIESYMSKHFFAVSGGEKHWRSEIIIQHLKIVVEEIVSIKLKVTRLVDLWEGAKDLNFTQCLPLASCGDYTMVGFEDDSLQLLERIVGQQSEKLRIIPVVGMGGIGKTTLVKNVYKKSIEFPFDVAAWVTVSQNYRERNILLGLLESMRMLTDDMYQKSDVELSVCLYKCLKGKRYLIVMDDLWHKEAWGNIKRLLPDDNKGSRVLLTTRLSDVAAYANSFKPDHHHMRLLNENESWDMFCSMVFRDGCCLPELEEFGKEIVRSCKGLPLSIVVISGLLSNVLRTRREWEYIAKNLNSVLISKDRRCTELLSLSYDHLPHHLKACFLYAGVYPQDFEIPISKLVKLWIAEGFIKPNSSKSLEEVGEDYLEDLISRNLVLVGDKRYNGKIKSCTVHDLLREWCLSKALDEKFIHTLNANIYYCQEIAKDTRRLFIRKDSTDEARADFLRTTETSSLVRSLVSQSKPHNELWSCYKLLGVLDLSNVDLEFFPSEIINLVHLRYVYVCCELETNDIHISKYLPDSLRNLQTLIIRQKLFDSSVYLPQGIWWMRHLRHLQFGTCYFPHPPEGDKNSVLENLQTLSYICGSSCTEEFIKRIPNAKKLGIRVQKQDERKAFSLRHLKKLQKLEILKCIVEPASYITISKDLTLPQNLIKLTLSGTRISWKDMSIVGSLPNLEVLKLRNDAFQGLEWEPIKGEFCRLKSLLIDGTDLRYWRAEKDHFPVLERLFLWECTNLEEIPLDFVNLPTLESIELDDASPSAVVSARQIEEEQLSLGNEGLHVSVYNMWEYIYQKRKEKEEETTKRRQEAEERRRKKDSWWRGFKRIFFSCIDNYVKI from the exons ATGGCTTACGCTGCCGTTGTTTCTCTCATGCAGATTCTAGATAACATACTTGGTGAACAGTACCAGATTCCTTGGGAGAAGCAGCAGATAGAATCACTCCTTGAAAGCATGTGTTGCTTCCACGATTTTCTAACACGTTCTTGGAAGAAAAGAAGCCGTGTTGCGCGGTGTTTGGAGAGAAAAATCAGAGATGCGGCATATAAAGCAGAAGATGCTATCGAATCCTACTTATCACAGCATCATTTTGCAGAAAATGAAGGAGAAAAACTTGGGTGGAGCAATATCGTCAACGAAAATTTGAAGTTGGTGGGGGAGGAAATCAAACCGATTAAGCTAAAGGTGACACGGCTCGATGACTTGTGGCGGGATGCTAAAGATTTGCATCACAAACATTATTCGCCAATTTCCCAGCCATCAAAATCTGCTTCTGGTGGTGACTATTCCATGGTTGGATTCGAAGATGGTTCATTGCAACTGAAGGAAAGAATTTTAGGAGAGCAGTCGAGGCTCCAAATCATACCAGTGGTTGGAATGGGAGGCATTGGTAAGACTACGCTGGTTAAAAATGCTTTTCAAGATGAATCTATACCACATTATTTTGATGTTGCTGCTTGGGTAACGGTATCCCAAAATTATCGCGAAAGGGATATCCTATTAGGCCTTCTAGAATCCATGAGAAGACTCACAACGGAAATGCATCAAGAAAGTGATGAAGACCTATCAGAGTGTTTGTATAAATCTTTAAAGGGCAAGAGATATCTCATTGTAATGGATGACATGTGGCATAAAGAGGCATGGGAGAACATAAAAAGACTATTTCCCGATGACAACATGGGAAGTCGGGTTTTGTTGACTACTCGGCTCTCTGATGTGGCTGCGTATGCAAACTCGGCTTGACATGAACATCATCTCATGCGTCTCTTAAATGAAAACGAAAGCTGGAATCTGCTTAGTTTCAAGGTTTTTGGGGATGAAGAAAGTTGCCCCACAGAGCTTGAGAAGGTCGGGAAGAAGATTGCACTCAGTTGCAAAGGACTTCCATTTTCAGTTGTTGTAATAAGTGGCCTGTTGTCCAAACTACCAAGAACACGAGAAGAATGGGAATCCATTGCAAAAAATCTCAATTCGTTTTTAATTGCAGATGATGGGCAGTGCACGGAGCTGTTGTCTTTGAGCTATGACCATTTACCGCATCATTTGAAAGCATGTTTTCTGTATACGGGAGTTTTCCCCCTAGATTTGGAAATACCAATCTCCAATCTCATCAAACTATGGATTGCTGAGGGACTCATCAAACCGGATAGCTCGACGAGCTTGGAAGAGGTGGTTATCCATGATCTGTTAAAGGACTGGTGCTTGAGTAAAGCGGTAAAGGAGAAGTTTAGTCATACCTTAAATGCCAACATCTATTGTTGTCAAGAAATCATCATGGATCCACGACGCCTATGCATTCGTAAAGATTCATCGGGTGGAGCTGGAGCAGACATCCTCAGAACGATAGGAACATCTCCACTGCTCCGTTCTCTTCTATCATGGAGTAACCCTCACGATGAACTACAGTGTTGTAAACTTCTCAGAGGACTGGACTTGTCAAAAGTAGATTTGGAAGATTTCCCTAGTGTAATTCTTGACCTCGTACACTTGAGGTATGTTTTTATCCGTTGTGAGCAAAGGGACATTTACATTTCTGCACATCTACCCGATGCTCTAAGGAATCTCCAGACCTTAATTATTTCTCAAAACTGGATCCCCAAGGATTCATCAGTGCGTCTACATccaagattctggagtttgccACATTTAAGACATATCCAGTTTGGAACATGTTATTTTCCATGTCCACAAGAGGGTGACGAGAATTCGGTTCTGGAAAACCTTCAAACGCTTTTATATGTAAGCAGCTCGAGCTGTACAGAGGAGTTCATCAAAAGAATTCCGAATGTGAAGAAACTAGGGATCCGAGTTGATCAGCGAAAGGACTTTCCATTAGAACATTTGGTGAACCTGCATAAGCTTGAAACACTCAAATGCATCGTCGAACCAAGATCAAATGTCGCTATTTCAAGGGAGCTTACTCTACCTCTATATCTTAAAAAACTGACCTTAAAAGGTACCAGAATCCCTTGGACGTATATGTCTATAGTTGGCTCGTTGCCTAATCTTGAAGTCCTGGAACTGAAAGAAGATGCATTTCGAGGGCCGGAGTGGGACTCGATAGAAG GCAGCCATTGTAATAAAATAAGGAATGGAGCATTCAATCATGCTGCGtacaataacaataatattgCCGCAAAATTTTATTACAATTG TTTGGAGAGATTGAAAATGGCTTATGCTGCTGTAGTTTCTCTCATGCAAATTTTAGAGAATATACTGCATCCTCACCACCTTGGTGACCACCAGATTCCTTGGGAGAAGCAGCAGATTGAATCTCTCCTTGAAAGCATGGCTAGCTTCCACGATTTTCTTGATCGTTCTTGGAGGAAAAGAAGCCGTGTTGCGCGGTGTTTGGAAAGAAAAATCAGAGATGCGGCGTACAAAACAGAAGATGTTATTGAATCCTACATGTCAAAGCATTTTTTTGCGGTGAGTGGTGGGGAAAAACATTGGAGGAGCGAAATCATTATCCAACACTTGAAGATTGTGGTGGAAGAAATTGTATCGATTAAGCTAAAGGTGACACGGCTGGTGGACTTATGGGAGGGTGCTAAAGATTTGAATTTTACACAATGTTTACCACTTGCTTCTTGTGGTGACTATACCATGGTTGGATTCGAAGATGATTCATTGCAACTGTTGGAACGAATCGTAGGACAACAATCGGAGAAGCTACGAATCATACCGGTAGTTGGAATGGGAGGTATTGGTAAGACTACTTTGGTTAAAAATGTTTATAAGAAATCTATTGAATTTCCATTTGATGTTGCTGCTTGGGTAACAGTATCCCAAAATTATAGAGAGAGGAATATCCTATTAGGCCTTCTGGAATCCATGAGAATGCTAACAGATGACATGTATCAAAAGAGTGATGTAGAACTATCAGTCTGTCTGTATAAATGTTTGAAAGGTAAGAGATATCTCATTGTAATGGATGATCTGTGGCATAAGGAGGCTTGGGGAAACATTAAAAGACTACTTCCTGATGACAATAAGGGGAGTCGGGTCTTGTTGACTACTCGGCTATCTGATGTGGCTGCCTATGCAAACTCGTTTAAGCCTGATCATCATCACATGCGTCTCCTAAATGAGAACGAAAGCTGGGATATGTTTTGTTCCATGGTTTTCAGGGATGGATGTTGCCTTCCTGAGCTTGAGGAATTTGGAAAGGAGATTGTAAGAAGTTGCAAGGGACTTCCACTTTCAATTGTTGTCATAAGCGGCCTCTTGTCCAATGTCTTAAGAACAAGGAGAGAATGGGAATACATTGCGAAAAATCTCAACTCAGTTTTAATTTCGAAAGATAGGCGATGCACTGAGCTGTTATCTTTAAGCTACGACCATTTGCCACATCATTTGAAAGCATGCTTCTTGTATGCCGGAGTTTATCCACAAGATTTCGAAATTCCAATCTCCAAGCTCGTCAAACTATGGATTGCTGAGGGATTCATCAAACCGAATAGCTCAAAAAGCCTGGAAGAGGTGGGAGAGGACTATTTGGAAGATTTGATATCAAGGAATCTTGTTTTGGTTGGAGATAAGAGATACAATGGGAAAATTAAATCGTGCACCGTCCACGATCTGTTAAGGGAGTGGTGCTTGAGTAAAGCGCTAGATGAGAAGTTTATTCATACCTTAAATGCCAACATTTATTATTGTCAAGAAATCGCCAAGGATACACGTCGCCTATTCATTCGTAAAGATTCTACAGATGAAGCTCGAGCAGACTTCCTCAGAACGACAGAAACTTCTTCACTTGTCCGTTCTCTTGTATCCCAGAGTAAACCTCACAATGAATTATGGTCATGTTATAAACTTCTCGGGGTACTGGACTTGTCTAATGTGGATTTGGAGTTTTTCCCTTCTGAAATAATCAACCTCGTACACTTAAGGTATGTTTATGTCTGCTGTGAGCTAGAAACTAATGACATTCACATTTCTAAATATCTACCTGATTCTCTAAGGAATCTCCAAACCTTAATTATTCGCCAAAAACTCTTTGATTCATCAGTGTATCTACCTCAAGGAATCTGGTGGATGCGACATTTAAGGCATCTCCAGTTTGGAACATGTTATTTTCCTCATCCACCAGAGGGTGACAAGAATTCGGTTCTTGAAAATCTTCAAACTCTTTCATATATATGTGGTTCAAGCTGTACAGAGGAGTTCATAAAAAGAATTCCAAATGCAAAGAAACTAGGGATCCGGGTTCAGAAACAAGATGAGCGAAAGGCCTTTTCTCTTAGACATTTGAAGAAACTACAGAAGCTTGAAATACTGAAATGCATTGTTGAACCAGCATCGTATATTACCATTTCAAAGGACCTTACTCTGCCTCAAAATCTCATAAAGTTGACCTTAAGTGGTACCAGAATCTCTTGGAAAGATATGTCTATAGTTGGCTCGTTGCCTAATCTTGAAGTTCTGAAGCTGAGAAACGATGCATTTCAAGGTTTGGAGTGGGAACCAATAAAAGGTGAATTTTGTCGATTAAAATCTCTACTTATTGATGGAACGGATCTGCGGTACTGGAGAGCTGAGAAAGACCATTTTCCAGTACTTGAGCGCCTATTCCTTTGGGAGTGCACCAACCTGGAAGAAATCCCACTTGATTTTGTAAATTTACCGACACTTGAAAGTATCGAGTTGGACGATGCTAGCCCATCTGCTGTGGTATCAGCGAGGCAAATAGAAGAGGAACAACTATCCTTGGGGAACGAAGGACTTCATGTTAGTGTATATAACATGTGGGAATACATCTATCAAAAG agaaaagaaaaggaggAAGAAACCACAAAGAGAAGACAAGAAGCAGAGGAAAGAAGGAGAAAGAAAGATTCTTGGTGGAGAGGATTTAAGAG GATCTTTTTCTCATGCATAGATAATTATGTCAAGATATGA